The genome window CGAGAGAGCGGTTGGGAACCAGACCAGATTGTTTGACCACTCACAAAAAAGGGCAATGAACCCACTCTTTTCACCGAAGGCCTGCTTTACCCAGGTGTATACTCCTCCACCCTGGGGCCAGCCTGTTGCGAGTTCTGCACCTGCAAAAGTGATGGGAATGAGAAAAAAGATCGTTCCCAGAAGATACCACCCGATACAGGACCATCCGTAGATAGCCATTGACGGAAAGTTCCTGATGCTGAGGACAGCAGCCACATTTATCATAGCGAGCGAGAAAACTCCCAGAACTTTTTTCACCTGAGGTTTTCCGGGTTTTTGCACAGATTCACTCATTGTTTATTCCTCTTTAATACAACTAACCAGGTACTGACCATTTACAACCTCAACACCATGGGTATCATGATTAAATCCGGGAAACCTGGAGTCAAAGTCCTGAAGTCCTTTCAGGTACTCGAGAATTGGTCCATTCTGATCCCCTGCACGTTCTCCCGGAAGGAGGAGGGGAATGCCTGGTGGATAAGGAACCACTCCGGTAGCAACAACCCTGCCTCCCATTTTTTCAACCGGGACCTGTTCTACGGTTCCACGAACCAGCCGCTTATATGCATCCGCAAAGGTGATCACGGGTTCAGGGAGCAAAGAAAAGGCCTGTGAAAGGGTTTCGAGCATCCGATGATCCCGTTTGAATGCATGCATTTCTTCAGCAAGCTCCGGAAGAGTCATTCCGCTATACCGATCCGGATAAGATTCAATAAGATCAGGGAAGATCTCTTCAAGCAGAGTATTTTCATCATAGAGCCGCTTGAACTCAAAAAGTTCAGTGATAAGAGTTCCCCATTTTCCTTTTGTAATTCCTACTGAGAAGAGGAAGAGAATACTATAATCACCTGACTTTTCATTGATGATTCCCCTGGTATCAAGGAATTTTACGACCAGGGCGGCAGGAATTCCAAAAGGTTCCAACCTTCCGTCATCTGCAACACCTGGTGTCAGAATCGTAACCTTGATTGGATCGAGCATACAGTAGTCATCTTCGAGTCCTTCAAATCCATGCCAGTTCTCACCCGGATGAAGAACCCAGCAAGACGGATTATCACGAAGAATTTCAAGCGGGGCATCGGTAAAAGAAATCCGTTTGCCGCTCTTTGGATCAGTTACAGCATCAGGCTGCCACATCCCGAACCACCAGTCAGACGGGGTCTCTCTGTGTCCGATCTCACGGTTGATCCGTGCCATGGTACGCCTGAACCTGATAGCCTCCTCTATACATTCATCAGTCAGAATTTTTCCTGACGGACCATCCATCATCTTTGCTGAAACATCAAGAGATGCAATGATTGTATAAAGCGGAGATGTGGAGGTATGCATCATAAACCCCTCGTTGAAACGAGAGTGTTCAATTGGAACTCTGCCATTTCTGACATGAACCATGGAGGCCTGTGAAAGAGCAGCAAGGAGTTTATGTGTCGACTGGGTTGCAAAAACGGTTGGCCCATTTGAATCCTTTGCTCCGTTTCTCATTGCAAACCGGTCACGATATAGGGGATTGAACCTGGCATATCCATACCAGGCTTCATCGAAATGAATCCGATCCACTGTCTGACCGAGCAGGTGCTCTACTCGTGCAGCATGATAACAAAGGCCATCATATGTAGAGTTCGTGATAATTGCATGAACCGGATGGTCACTATCAGCATATTTGGTAAAAGGACATGCCTGAACTTTTTTGCTTATTGCATCCGGAGTTAGTTGATCCGGATGAATAGGCCCGATGATTCCGTATCTGTTACGTGATGGAATGAGGTACACCGGAACAGAATGAGTCATGGTGAGAGCATGCTCAGCTGACTTGTGACAGTTTCTGTCTACAAGAACGACATCTCCCTCAGTGACTGCCCCAAAAAAGACAATCTTATTGGCTGTTGAAGTACCGTTTGTGACGAAATACGTTTTATCTGCTCCAAACACCTTTGCTGCGTACTTTTCAGCTTTTCCTATCGGACCGGAATGATCGAGCAGGGATCCAAGTTCATCCACTGATATCGAAAGGTCTGACCTGAAGAGTTGTTCACCAAAAAAAGTATGAAATGCTCTGCCAACCGGTGTTTTACGAAATGCAGTTCCACCTGCATGACCTGGTGTGTGCCAGGAGTATTCAAAATCGCGGGAAAATTTGATAAGTTCTGAGAAAAATGGAGAGAGCATCTGTTCACGATATCGTCGTGCTGCTGCCGTTATCCTTCCAGCAAGGAAATCCGGTGTATCATCCATTGCATACACATACTCATTGATCTCTTTGATGATCTCAACCGTAAGACCACTCGGAGCTTGTGAAGCGGGTTCTGCCAGTAAAAAGATTGGAAGTTCGTCGTTACGTCTTCT of Methanospirillum lacunae contains these proteins:
- a CDS encoding Orn/Lys/Arg family decarboxylase, whose translation is MNPEEKLTIAIIDDAIHTETPHGRTMKRIIQKLEESGLVVGDVGSLTDARAAAAQLPGIDCILINWDLGGDSQQNHESTTKIIHEIRRRNDELPIFLLAEPASQAPSGLTVEIIKEINEYVYAMDDTPDFLAGRITAAARRYREQMLSPFFSELIKFSRDFEYSWHTPGHAGGTAFRKTPVGRAFHTFFGEQLFRSDLSISVDELGSLLDHSGPIGKAEKYAAKVFGADKTYFVTNGTSTANKIVFFGAVTEGDVVLVDRNCHKSAEHALTMTHSVPVYLIPSRNRYGIIGPIHPDQLTPDAISKKVQACPFTKYADSDHPVHAIITNSTYDGLCYHAARVEHLLGQTVDRIHFDEAWYGYARFNPLYRDRFAMRNGAKDSNGPTVFATQSTHKLLAALSQASMVHVRNGRVPIEHSRFNEGFMMHTSTSPLYTIIASLDVSAKMMDGPSGKILTDECIEEAIRFRRTMARINREIGHRETPSDWWFGMWQPDAVTDPKSGKRISFTDAPLEILRDNPSCWVLHPGENWHGFEGLEDDYCMLDPIKVTILTPGVADDGRLEPFGIPAALVVKFLDTRGIINEKSGDYSILFLFSVGITKGKWGTLITELFEFKRLYDENTLLEEIFPDLIESYPDRYSGMTLPELAEEMHAFKRDHRMLETLSQAFSLLPEPVITFADAYKRLVRGTVEQVPVEKMGGRVVATGVVPYPPGIPLLLPGERAGDQNGPILEYLKGLQDFDSRFPGFNHDTHGVEVVNGQYLVSCIKEE